GCAGTTCGACGCCGAGCGGGTCGAACGCCTCGCCCGCACCTATGAACCTGTCTGCGTGCCGTCGCTGGAGTCCCGGGAGGTGCGAACCCGACTGGACGACGTCGACGTGTTGCTCACCAGCTGGGGAGCAACACGCATCGATGCGGCGACCTTGAGCCGGATGCCCCTGCTGAGGGCAGTCCTGCATGTGCCGGATCGACACGCGGGACCGTGTGCGATGCGCTGTGGGAACGCTGCGTCGTTGTCTCCTCCAGCACCGACCTGAAC
This Actinopolymorpha cephalotaxi DNA region includes the following protein-coding sequences:
- a CDS encoding Rossmann-fold NAD(P)-binding domain-containing protein, translating into MSHIERDVHQRHEKPAVIAVMGEAVWHEQFDAERVERLARTYEPVCVPSLESREVRTRLDDVDVLLTSWGATRIDAATLSRMPLLRAVLHVPDRHAGPCAMRCGNAASLSPPAPT